One Fusarium falciforme chromosome 1, complete sequence genomic window carries:
- a CDS encoding AA-permease domain-containing protein, which yields MASKANQMEAGEKAVAYDARSNSSDVAAGTMATHEAAIVNAPLDMSELKDMNKGLHSRHLQMMALAGAIGTGLFLSSGRAFAQAGPIGTFLGYTLIGFSAAGVVLAVAEMAALVPLSGGIMRYAEVFIDPALSFAMRCGFFGDLEFGFAMLQIALIFIVNIRAAIIIAGGGPNVTLLDLDIRKVGDYLLWPITLNVNQGFSIDPRPFVQYMGIQGSLGRLIGLYTTFPNTFSGIENTSLAAAETANARRVIPQAAKRVFWRILIFYSLTMFLVGLVVPSNDDQLLKSKGTAASPFVISASLAGIKVIPHVINAIVVTSAWSCGNYGMMSYIRYLFGLVKNRHAPRVFTRLNRFRIPYVADLLSIAILVNWTVILITYLFFFYGCKVQGIDRNELPYRSPFQPYFSWACISLFILILITSGWQNFVHGHWNTKSFMSSYFNIPLALILYFGFRFYKKTKIILDEIPIRAFLDIANADPPPPLKPKEIRKLNFLW from the exons ATGGCTTCCAAGGCCAATCAGATGGAGGCAGGCGAAAAAGCCGTCGCCTACGACGCCCGAAGCAACTCATCAGATGTTGCTGCAGGCACCATGGCCACCCATGAAGCTGCCATTGTAAACGCGCCCTTGGACATGTCGGAGCTGAAGGACATGAACAAGGGTCTGCACTCGCGTCACTTGCAGATGATGGCCCTCGCCGGAGCCATTGGAACTGGTCTGTTTCTCAGCTCTGGGCGCGCCTTTGCTCAGGCCGGACCGATTGGAACGTTCCTTGGATATACCCTGATTGGCTTCTCGGCTGCTGGCGTTGTTCTCGCTGTGGCTGAGATGGCGGCCCTTGTCCCGTTGAGTGGAGGCATCATGAGATATGCCGAGGTCTTTATCGACCCAGCCTTGTCGTTTGCAATG CGCTGTG GGTTTTTTGGTGACCTCGAGTTCGGATTTGCCATGCTCCAGATTGCTCTCATCTTTATCGTCAACATCAGGGCGGCTATTATCATTGCCGGTGGCGGTCCCAATGTGACACTCTTGGATTTAGATATTAGAAAAGTTGGTGATTATTTATTGTGgcctataactttaaatgTCAATCAAGGCTTCTCTATAGACCCACGCCCCTTTGTGCAGTATATGGGCATCCAAGGATCTCTCGGGCGGTTGATAGGATTATATACCACCTTTCCGAATACCTTCTCTGGAATTGAAAACACATCCCTGGCCGCTGCGGAGACTGCGAATGCTCGAAGAGTGATTCCTCAGGCTGCAAAGCGAGTCTTCTGGCGAATCCTGATCTTCTACAGCTTGACCATGTTCCTGGTCGGCCTGGTCGTTCCCTCCAACGATGATCAGCTCCTCAAGTCAAAGGGCACAGCTGCGTCTCCCTTTGTTATTTCTGCTTCACTGGCTGGCATCAAGGTTATCCCGCAtgtcatcaacgccatcgtTGTAACTTCAGCTTGGTCCTGCGGCAACTACGGTATGATGAGTTATATCCGCTACCTCTTTGGTCTGGTGAAGAACAGACACGCGCCTCGCGTCTTTACTCGTCTCAACCGATTCAGGATTCCATATGTGGCC GATCTCCTGTCCATCGCGATCTTGGTCAACTGGACAGTCATCTTGATAACCtacctttttttcttctacGGCTGCAAGGTACAAGGCATCGACCGCAACGAGCTGCCCTACAGGTCTCCTTTCCAGCCTTACTTTAGCTGGGCCTGTATTAGCCTGTTCATCCTGATCCTTATCACGTCTGGATGGCAGAACTTTGTCCATGGCCACTGGAATACCAAGTCCTTTATGTCTTCTTATTTCAACATCCCGTTAGCCCTGATCTTGTACTTTGGATTCAGGTTTTACAAAAAAACCAAGATCATTCTTGATGAGATCCCTATCCGCGCGTTCCTGGACATTGCAAACGCTGATCCACCGCCCCCGCTGAAACCGAAGGAAATCCGGAAGCTCAACTTTCTCTGGTAG